The Haloferax volcanii DS2 DNA segment GAAATCATCGAGTACGGCGAGCCGGTCCGCTCGCCGGTGACGCCGGTCAGCCCGACGGGCTGTCCGACGCCCGCGGCCGTCACCCGCGCCGTCAAGCAGCTCACCGGCTTCGACGTGCTCACCGTGGACGCCGGCCTCGCGAAGCCGAGCGCCGCGCCGACCATCGACGTGGGCGCGCGACCCGGCCGCGACATCCGCGAGAGCGAACCGGTCCCGACCGCGCCCGGCGCGTTCGAGGCGGCCCGGCGGATGGGCCTCGCGCTCCCCGAAGACGAACTCGTCATCGGCGAGACCGTCCCCGGCGGGACGACCACCGCGCTCGCCGTGTTCCGCGCGCTCGGCGAGGAGTTCCCCGTCTCGTCGTCGCTCCCGGACAACCCCACGAGCCTGAAAGAGGAGGTCGTCGCCGAGGCGTTCGAAGCCAGCGACGTCGAACCCGGCTTCGCGGCTCACAAACCCCGGCGCGCCGCCCGCTACCTCGGCGACCCGGTGCTTCCGGTCGTCGCCGGCCTCACCGTCGGCGCGCTCGAAAACGGCACCGACGTGACGCTCGGCGGCGGGACCCAACTGCTCGCGGCCGCCGCGCTCGC contains these protein-coding regions:
- a CDS encoding nicotinate-nucleotide--dimethylbenzimidazole phosphoribosyltransferase: MRVVLVAGTTETAKIPGISAAGAEPSLVGHTPSADAEIIEYGEPVRSPVTPVSPTGCPTPAAVTRAVKQLTGFDVLTVDAGLAKPSAAPTIDVGARPGRDIRESEPVPTAPGAFEAARRMGLALPEDELVIGETVPGGTTTALAVFRALGEEFPVSSSLPDNPTSLKEEVVAEAFEASDVEPGFAAHKPRRAARYLGDPVLPVVAGLTVGALENGTDVTLGGGTQLLAAAALARHAGANGDLTLATTSYLAEDVPELADAAEAFDLELTVTDPGFETHPLDRYAAGEAKEGAGMGGALMLADRMGVLDDVEAATLDVLSTLDPEAVETGTGTAAADAGGADAGGVDADADIDDGP